A stretch of Pseudomonas sp. 7SR1 DNA encodes these proteins:
- the lpdA gene encoding dihydrolipoyl dehydrogenase → MSNYDVIILGGGPGGYNAAIRAGQLGLKAACVEGRATLGGTCLNVGCMPSKALLHASELYEAATGSEFANLGIKVSPTLDLAQMMKQKDASVAGLTKGIEFLFRKNKVDWIKGWGHIDGPGKVTVTGDDGSKTQLSAKDIVIATGSEPTPLPGVEIDNQRILDSTGALSLSEVPQHLVVIGAGVIGLELGSVWRRLGAQVTVVEYLDRICPGTDVEAAKTLQRALGKQGIQFKLGSKVTRAVTSAEGVQLQIEPATGGEMQLLEADYVLVAIGRRPYTQGLGLENVGLSTDKRGMLANRQHRTEAPGVWVIGDVTSGPMLAHKAEDEAMACIEQIVGKAGEVNYALIPSVIYTRPELASVGKTEEQLQAEGRAYKVGKFPFTANSRAKINHETEGFAKVLADEQTDEILGVHLVGPSVSEMIGEYCVAMEFSASAEDIALTCHPHPTRSEALRQAAMDVEGMATQM, encoded by the coding sequence ATGAGCAATTATGACGTGATCATTCTGGGCGGCGGCCCGGGTGGCTATAACGCGGCGATTCGCGCCGGCCAGCTGGGCTTGAAGGCCGCTTGCGTCGAAGGTCGGGCCACTTTGGGCGGCACCTGCCTGAACGTCGGCTGCATGCCTTCCAAGGCCCTGCTCCACGCCTCGGAACTCTACGAAGCGGCCACAGGATCGGAGTTCGCCAATCTCGGCATCAAGGTCAGCCCCACTCTCGATCTCGCGCAGATGATGAAACAGAAGGACGCCAGCGTGGCGGGCCTGACCAAAGGTATCGAATTTCTGTTTCGCAAGAACAAGGTCGACTGGATCAAAGGCTGGGGCCATATCGACGGCCCTGGAAAAGTGACCGTCACTGGCGACGACGGCAGCAAGACGCAACTGAGCGCCAAAGACATCGTTATCGCCACCGGCTCAGAACCCACGCCACTGCCCGGGGTGGAGATCGATAACCAGCGCATCCTGGATTCCACCGGGGCGCTGTCCTTGAGTGAAGTGCCGCAGCACCTGGTGGTGATCGGCGCGGGGGTCATCGGCCTGGAACTGGGCTCGGTCTGGCGGCGGCTTGGCGCCCAGGTGACAGTCGTGGAATACCTGGATCGCATTTGCCCAGGCACCGACGTCGAGGCAGCGAAAACCCTGCAGCGGGCCTTGGGCAAACAGGGCATCCAGTTCAAGCTGGGGTCCAAGGTTACCCGTGCCGTCACGTCGGCAGAAGGCGTGCAGTTGCAGATCGAGCCTGCAACCGGCGGCGAGATGCAGCTTCTCGAAGCCGACTATGTGCTGGTGGCCATCGGTCGTCGGCCCTACACTCAGGGGTTGGGACTCGAGAACGTCGGGCTGAGCACCGATAAACGCGGCATGCTCGCCAACAGGCAACATCGAACCGAAGCACCTGGCGTCTGGGTGATCGGCGACGTCACGTCCGGGCCGATGCTGGCTCACAAGGCTGAAGACGAGGCCATGGCCTGCATCGAACAGATCGTCGGCAAGGCCGGGGAGGTCAACTATGCGTTGATTCCCAGCGTCATCTACACCCGCCCGGAACTGGCCAGCGTCGGCAAGACAGAGGAACAGCTCCAGGCGGAAGGTCGCGCCTACAAGGTGGGCAAATTTCCTTTCACGGCCAATAGCCGGGCGAAAATCAACCACGAGACCGAAGGTTTCGCCAAGGTCCTGGCCGATGAGCAGACTGACGAAATCCTCGGCGTGCACCTGGTAGGCCCGAGCGTCAGTGAAATGATTGGCGAATATTGCGTCGCCATGGAGTTCAGCGCCTCGGCCGAGGATATCGCCCTGACCTGCCATCCACACCCTACCCGCTCGGAAGCATTACGCCAGGCGGCGATGGATGTGGAGGGCATGGCGACGCAGATGTAG
- the hflK gene encoding protease modulator HflK — MSVVPRGTNELSSPWIQAGRLTFLALYAVTALAAVAWAFSNVRQIDPQERAVVLHFGALDRIENAGLLLAWPRPVEQVVLLPAADRVLERRVESLLRSDAALQADRVASFATPVSDALAGSGYLLTGDAGVVQLDVRVFYKVTEPYAFVLQGEHVLPALDRLVTRSAVALAAARDLDTILVARPELIGSDNQAAERRERLRGDLVQSINRRLAELATTGQGLGIEVARVDVQSSLPGPAVSAFNAVLTASQQADKAVANARTEAERLTQSARQEADRALQVAHAQASERLAKASADTATVLGLTKAQGSDPQMLLRLYRERVPAILRQAGSVTTVDPKDDSHLIIQGAEQ; from the coding sequence ATGAGTGTGGTTCCACGTGGAACAAACGAGTTGTCCAGCCCCTGGATCCAGGCCGGACGCCTGACATTTCTGGCGCTTTACGCGGTTACGGCCCTGGCCGCTGTGGCCTGGGCGTTTTCCAACGTCCGGCAGATCGATCCGCAGGAACGGGCTGTGGTGCTGCATTTCGGCGCACTGGATCGGATCGAAAACGCCGGGCTTCTATTGGCCTGGCCTCGTCCTGTGGAACAGGTGGTTTTACTGCCTGCGGCGGATCGGGTTCTGGAAAGGCGCGTAGAGAGCTTGTTGCGTTCGGACGCCGCCCTGCAGGCGGACCGAGTCGCCAGTTTCGCTACGCCGGTCAGCGACGCACTGGCCGGGTCCGGTTATCTGCTGACCGGCGACGCAGGGGTGGTGCAACTGGATGTGCGCGTGTTCTACAAGGTCACCGAACCCTATGCCTTCGTACTTCAAGGAGAACACGTGCTGCCGGCCCTGGATCGACTGGTGACTCGTAGCGCTGTCGCATTGGCTGCGGCTCGGGACCTGGACACGATTCTGGTGGCTCGGCCAGAGCTGATCGGCAGTGATAACCAGGCCGCCGAACGTCGCGAGCGCCTGCGTGGCGATCTGGTTCAGAGCATCAACCGTCGTCTGGCCGAGCTGGCGACCACGGGACAGGGGTTGGGAATCGAAGTGGCGCGGGTCGATGTGCAATCGAGTCTGCCGGGGCCTGCGGTGAGTGCGTTCAATGCAGTGCTGACGGCCAGCCAGCAGGCCGACAAAGCCGTCGCCAATGCGCGAACCGAAGCCGAAAGATTGACCCAGTCCGCCCGTCAGGAAGCGGACCGGGCCCTGCAGGTCGCCCATGCCCAGGCCAGTGAGCGGCTCGCCAAGGCGTCGGCCGATACCGCTACGGTGCTCGGCCTGACCAAGGCTCAGGGTAGTGATCCGCAGATGCTGCTGCGCCTGTATCGCGAACGCGTGCCAGCCATTCTTCGCCAGGCCGGTTCAGTGACAACGGTCGATCCGAAAGACGATTCCCACCTGATCATCCAGGGAGCAGAACAATGA
- a CDS encoding DUF3142 domain-containing protein, translating into MTSLFRPALALAVLLLSGCERPPARPLDQQLYIWQRQWVPAHDAALRQSHQDFSGLRVLALQAFPQAGWSRARIDAALLKADGRPLIAVIRLDGQLKTLDQDEIVAQIQQVLKHWQAQGLAPTGVEIDHDAGSARLPGYRTFLARLRQSLPADLKLSITALPAWLDSPELPGLLETVDSSVLQVHAVSDPRQGLFDPKQALRWAERWDRVTMRPFYLALPAYGVALLSQESGAPVVESEVPIDLGGERKELLADPQQVAGLAAGLRADPPEHLAGLIWFRLPLSGDRRVWSLTTLGAVARGDKLDSRLALELEEKGGLYDIRLVNRGNLDSPWPQRLTLAVGGCDGVDALAGYTLQQTPGLLTFTRIQEGRLAAGAQRAVGWARCTKIEQGTFNVYP; encoded by the coding sequence ATGACTTCTTTATTCCGGCCAGCGCTGGCGCTCGCCGTTTTGCTTTTATCTGGCTGCGAACGACCCCCGGCTCGTCCTCTCGATCAACAGCTGTACATCTGGCAACGCCAATGGGTTCCGGCCCATGACGCGGCGCTGCGCCAGAGTCATCAGGATTTCTCCGGGTTGCGGGTGCTGGCGTTGCAGGCGTTCCCACAGGCTGGCTGGAGTCGGGCGCGGATCGATGCGGCGTTGCTCAAGGCTGACGGTCGGCCGCTGATTGCCGTGATTCGCCTGGACGGCCAGCTCAAGACGCTGGACCAGGACGAGATCGTCGCGCAGATCCAGCAGGTGCTCAAGCACTGGCAAGCCCAAGGCCTGGCGCCGACAGGGGTCGAGATCGACCATGACGCCGGTAGCGCCCGGCTGCCGGGCTACAGGACCTTCCTGGCCCGGTTGCGGCAAAGCTTGCCGGCCGATCTGAAACTGAGCATTACCGCGCTGCCGGCCTGGCTCGACAGCCCTGAATTGCCCGGCTTGCTGGAAACCGTGGACAGCAGTGTGCTGCAGGTCCATGCGGTGAGCGATCCGCGGCAGGGGTTGTTCGATCCGAAGCAGGCCCTGCGCTGGGCCGAACGTTGGGACCGCGTCACTATGCGGCCTTTTTACCTGGCGCTGCCGGCCTATGGGGTGGCACTGCTGAGCCAGGAAAGTGGCGCGCCGGTGGTGGAGAGTGAGGTGCCCATCGACCTGGGCGGCGAGCGCAAGGAGTTGTTGGCCGACCCGCAGCAAGTGGCCGGGCTGGCCGCCGGCCTGCGGGCCGATCCGCCGGAACATCTGGCGGGGTTGATCTGGTTTCGCCTGCCCTTGAGCGGCGACCGGCGCGTCTGGAGCCTGACTACCCTTGGCGCGGTGGCTCGGGGGGACAAGCTCGACAGCCGGCTGGCCCTGGAGCTGGAAGAAAAGGGTGGCTTGTACGATATCCGCCTGGTTAACCGGGGCAACCTCGACAGCCCCTGGCCCCAGCGCCTGACGCTGGCGGTAGGTGGATGTGATGGGGTCGATGCCCTGGCTGGCTACACGTTGCAACAAACGCCCGGACTGCTTACCTTCACCCGCATTCAGGAAGGCCGCCTGGCCGCTGGCGCCCAGCGGGCCGTCGGCTGGGCACGCTGTACAAAAATTGAACAAGGAACTTTCAATGTCTACCCCTAA
- the cfaB gene encoding C17 cyclopropane fatty acid synthase CfaB, with the protein MLAQLPPALQNLHLPLRLRLWDGHEFSLGADPSVTIVVKDPQMVAQFTHPSLDALGAAFVEGKLELEGSINEVIRVCDELSQALVDEEGDNPPVRSVHDKETDAKAISYHYDLSNAFYQLWLDSDMVYSCAYFETGSETLEQAQQAKFRHLCRKLRLQPGDYLLDVGCGWGGLARFAAREFGAKVFGITLSRAQLALARERVKAEGLEDQVELQLLDYRDLPQDGRFDKVVSVGMFEHVGHANLEQYCKTLFGAVREGGLVMNHGITAKHTDGRPVGRGAGEFIEKYVFPNGELPHLAMISAHISEAGLEIVDVEGLRLHYARTLDHWSERLEDNLEAASKEVSEQALRIWRLYLAGCAYAFAKGWINLHQILAVKAHADGSHDLPWTRDDIYHP; encoded by the coding sequence ATGCTCGCGCAACTTCCACCGGCCTTACAGAATCTGCACCTGCCGCTTCGGCTACGGCTCTGGGACGGCCATGAATTCTCGCTGGGTGCTGACCCCAGCGTCACGATCGTGGTCAAGGACCCACAGATGGTCGCGCAATTCACCCATCCCAGCCTGGATGCCCTGGGCGCGGCGTTCGTAGAAGGCAAGCTCGAGCTTGAAGGCTCGATCAACGAAGTGATCCGGGTCTGCGACGAATTGAGCCAGGCCCTGGTGGACGAAGAGGGCGACAACCCTCCGGTGCGCTCGGTCCACGACAAGGAAACCGACGCCAAGGCCATTTCCTATCATTACGACCTGTCCAACGCCTTCTATCAGCTATGGCTCGATAGCGACATGGTCTATTCCTGCGCCTATTTCGAGACGGGCAGCGAAACCCTCGAACAAGCCCAGCAAGCCAAGTTCCGACATCTGTGTCGCAAGCTGCGGCTGCAGCCGGGTGATTACCTGTTGGATGTAGGGTGTGGATGGGGCGGCCTGGCCCGTTTTGCGGCACGGGAGTTCGGCGCCAAGGTGTTCGGTATTACCTTGAGCAGGGCGCAACTGGCACTGGCCCGTGAGCGGGTCAAGGCCGAAGGCCTGGAAGACCAGGTCGAACTGCAACTGCTCGATTACCGCGACCTTCCCCAGGACGGTCGCTTCGATAAGGTGGTCAGCGTCGGGATGTTCGAACACGTCGGCCATGCGAACCTGGAGCAATACTGCAAGACGTTGTTCGGCGCTGTGCGTGAGGGTGGCCTGGTGATGAATCATGGCATCACGGCCAAGCACACCGACGGGCGTCCGGTCGGTCGCGGCGCGGGTGAGTTCATCGAGAAGTACGTCTTCCCCAACGGCGAGTTGCCGCATCTGGCGATGATTTCCGCTCACATCAGCGAAGCGGGCCTGGAGATCGTTGACGTGGAGGGCCTGCGCCTGCATTACGCGCGTACGCTGGATCACTGGAGCGAACGGCTGGAAGACAACCTGGAAGCAGCGTCGAAGGAAGTCTCTGAGCAGGCCCTGCGCATCTGGCGTCTGTACCTGGCCGGCTGCGCCTATGCGTTTGCCAAGGGTTGGATCAACCTGCATCAGATCCTGGCGGTGAAGGCCCATGCTGACGGCAGTCATGACCTGCCTTGGACCCGAGACGACATCTACCACCCCTGA
- a CDS encoding class I SAM-dependent methyltransferase: MLSLLKKLTTGTPAPATPAADKVDPYMLGLHDAMLSGWFNQRTGELFTGFPVTPQDTLLDVGCGDGGNVHFCGMRGAKIIIADIDAAKVEATRQRLGDTPARDIECHVTDCNPLPIADGTATRVVSTEVIEHVDDPAQFLAELVRVGRPGALYLLSVPHPSSEELQKDIAAPEYFQKPNHIRIIGEEQFKAMVSEAGLEVLSHSQYGFYWSMWMLLFWEAKVDFSNADHPLLNHWADTWQAVLNSPRGAQIKQALDGVVAKSQVIIARKP; this comes from the coding sequence ATGCTGAGCCTTTTGAAGAAACTCACCACGGGCACGCCCGCGCCCGCGACGCCAGCGGCTGACAAGGTCGATCCGTATATGCTCGGGCTGCACGATGCGATGCTCAGCGGCTGGTTCAATCAGCGCACGGGCGAACTGTTCACCGGCTTCCCGGTTACTCCCCAGGACACCTTGCTGGACGTGGGCTGCGGCGACGGCGGCAACGTGCATTTCTGCGGCATGCGAGGCGCGAAGATCATCATCGCCGATATCGATGCCGCCAAGGTCGAGGCCACGCGCCAGCGCCTGGGCGATACGCCGGCGCGAGACATCGAATGCCACGTGACCGATTGCAACCCGCTGCCCATCGCCGACGGCACGGCCACGCGGGTGGTGTCCACGGAGGTGATCGAGCATGTCGACGACCCGGCGCAGTTCCTCGCCGAACTGGTGCGTGTCGGTCGACCCGGTGCGCTGTACCTGTTGAGCGTGCCGCACCCCAGCTCCGAAGAACTGCAGAAGGACATTGCCGCCCCGGAATATTTCCAGAAGCCCAATCACATCCGCATCATCGGTGAAGAACAGTTCAAGGCGATGGTCAGCGAGGCCGGGCTTGAGGTGTTGAGTCACAGCCAGTACGGCTTCTACTGGTCAATGTGGATGCTGCTGTTCTGGGAGGCCAAGGTCGATTTCAGCAATGCCGATCATCCATTGCTCAACCACTGGGCCGACACCTGGCAGGCGGTGCTCAATTCGCCTCGGGGCGCGCAGATCAAGCAGGCCCTGGACGGGGTCGTGGCCAAGAGTCAGGTGATCATCGCGCGCAAGCCTTGA
- the hflK gene encoding protease modulator HflK: MQVDLDGEGVSAVGLPRFQQAPFQGRRLKGMAWVLGTLAGLGLVLAFFIGLFAPQSLWPALLVSQCAALLVLVAGLQSAWWVTRWRTRALLPSQDIPAADIEPVDELGWYERLLDGISTRCGRLLGYIGAPTLWLIGWAMVVLLSLEQAWNLALPPATLGVAASIGAVFSLTLAFGLLVFERQLGQQSILEWPEAPPLAQLTRLAIIVLVVCALCLLFASQTSIWPVRLAVWAGVLPGVVAVELLLRALLSVFSPRRDALEPTLLGRSVLADLLRWPPRPLQALQHELHNRFGIDLRQVWAFSYMRRAFFPVLMLVSLVGWLLTGVHEVPLQGRGVYERFGEPVQVFGPGLHVGLPWPLGRVLAVENGVVHELATSVGDNRGPAQAEPAEGPAPAIANRLWDASHVNDKSQVIASRRADQQGFQIINMDVRFVYRIGLDDKAALAATYHSADVPALIRSTASRILVHEFASRTLDGLLGADRVSLADEIGRAVQADLQALDSGVEILATVVEAIHPPAGAANAYHGVQAAQIGAQALIARERGAAAEQTSQAQLQAAIAYDQAQASAREINATAQAADLRFGAERKAFAAAGHAFVLEQYLSQLSQGLGQARLLVLDHRLGGSGNAPTIDLRTFTLPADPAEPRNLAQPGAVH, from the coding sequence ATGCAAGTCGATCTAGATGGCGAAGGGGTGAGTGCGGTTGGGCTACCGCGTTTCCAACAGGCACCGTTCCAAGGGCGGCGCCTGAAGGGCATGGCCTGGGTGCTGGGCACCCTGGCGGGCCTGGGGTTGGTGCTGGCATTTTTTATCGGGCTGTTTGCACCGCAATCGTTGTGGCCTGCCCTGCTGGTAAGCCAGTGCGCTGCCTTGCTGGTGCTGGTCGCGGGCTTGCAATCGGCCTGGTGGGTGACGCGATGGCGTACCCGGGCGCTGCTGCCGAGCCAGGATATCCCGGCGGCTGACATTGAGCCTGTGGATGAACTCGGTTGGTACGAGCGACTCCTGGACGGTATCAGTACGCGCTGTGGTCGCCTGCTGGGCTATATCGGTGCTCCTACGCTGTGGTTGATCGGTTGGGCAATGGTGGTGCTGTTGAGCCTGGAACAGGCCTGGAACCTGGCGTTGCCACCCGCCACGCTGGGTGTGGCGGCCAGTATTGGCGCGGTATTTTCATTGACGCTGGCGTTCGGTTTACTGGTTTTCGAACGCCAGTTGGGTCAGCAATCCATCCTCGAATGGCCGGAGGCGCCGCCGCTGGCGCAGCTGACGCGGCTGGCGATTATCGTCCTGGTCGTTTGCGCCTTGTGCCTGTTGTTCGCCTCGCAAACGTCCATTTGGCCGGTACGGTTGGCGGTGTGGGCGGGGGTGTTGCCGGGCGTGGTGGCCGTGGAGCTGCTGCTCAGGGCATTGCTGTCTGTGTTCAGCCCACGCCGGGACGCCCTTGAGCCGACGCTGCTGGGGCGTAGTGTCCTTGCCGACCTGCTGCGCTGGCCGCCGCGTCCCTTGCAGGCGTTGCAACATGAATTGCACAACCGTTTCGGCATCGACCTGCGGCAAGTCTGGGCTTTCAGTTACATGCGCCGTGCCTTTTTCCCGGTGCTGATGTTGGTCTCGCTGGTGGGCTGGCTGCTGACGGGGGTGCATGAAGTGCCACTGCAGGGGCGTGGTGTCTACGAACGGTTCGGTGAGCCGGTCCAGGTCTTCGGTCCGGGCCTGCATGTCGGATTGCCTTGGCCATTGGGCCGGGTGCTGGCTGTCGAAAATGGCGTGGTCCATGAGTTGGCCACCAGCGTTGGCGACAACCGCGGGCCTGCGCAAGCCGAACCGGCGGAGGGGCCAGCCCCGGCGATTGCCAACCGGTTGTGGGACGCCAGTCATGTGAACGATAAATCCCAGGTCATTGCCAGCCGCCGGGCCGACCAGCAGGGCTTCCAGATCATCAACATGGATGTGCGCTTCGTCTACCGCATTGGTCTTGACGACAAGGCCGCGCTCGCGGCGACCTACCACAGCGCCGATGTGCCCGCGCTGATCCGCAGTACCGCCAGCCGTATCCTGGTGCATGAATTCGCCTCCCGCACCCTGGACGGTTTGCTGGGAGCGGATCGTGTCAGCCTGGCCGATGAGATCGGCCGAGCGGTGCAGGCCGATTTGCAGGCCCTGGACAGTGGTGTGGAGATCCTGGCCACGGTGGTGGAAGCGATCCATCCACCGGCAGGTGCGGCCAACGCCTATCACGGGGTGCAGGCGGCGCAGATCGGCGCCCAGGCATTGATCGCCAGGGAGCGCGGCGCGGCAGCGGAGCAGACCAGCCAGGCGCAGTTGCAGGCCGCCATTGCCTATGACCAGGCCCAGGCCAGCGCTCGGGAAATCAATGCCACCGCACAGGCCGCCGACCTGCGCTTCGGTGCTGAGCGCAAGGCCTTCGCCGCTGCGGGTCATGCCTTCGTGCTTGAACAGTACCTCAGCCAACTGAGCCAGGGCCTGGGCCAAGCCAGGCTGCTGGTGCTCGACCATCGCCTGGGAGGCAGCGGCAACGCACCGACCATTGACCTGCGGACCTTCACCTTACCGGCGGACCCTGCCGAGCCGCGTAATCTTGCCCAGCCAGGAGCTGTCCATTGA
- a CDS encoding heavy metal translocating P-type ATPase — translation MTAPPIAAPMLSRDEQRTAARQLTLAMLALGLLALGLAWRGWAPEQSGVSQLLLGVASLLVAMPVMRSAWYSLRYPSLHGITDQLIALAMLGAWATGDLLTAALLPIIMIFGHVLEERSVIGSQEAIHALGRLTRSQGRKVLADGSIVDVDNATLRPGDLVEVRAGDRVPADGRVVSGQASLDTAPITGESVPLEAAVGTQVFGGAINLDGLLRLEVTRTGNESTLGKVIALMQNAERSKPPITRLLERYAASYLVLVLLLAAVTWFITNDAQAMLAVLVAACPCALVLSAPATAIAGIAVAARHGILIRSSAFLEELADLTSLVVDKTGTLTYGALRLQSIESDLEDRAFLLPLAASLGSASSHPVSRALAGLVEQDQRLSLAQIQERQGLGVVAMTEQGEAALGRPELFARLGIETSAIPTHDGPIAGLALNGQFLAWLLLADSIKPEAQLAMTELRALGLGRQLLLTGDRESVAKALARDIGIGDVQAQALPEDKLKRVMAEIDHGFRPMVVGDGINDSLALKAGVVGIAMGAGGADIALASADVVLIGSDLRRLGTCVRLSRQCRRTLQVNVMIGLGWTLAIVAFAAFGWLGAAGAMIAALLHNLSTLLVLGNAGRLLRFHEPLSKV, via the coding sequence ATGACCGCACCCCCCATTGCCGCTCCGATGTTGTCTCGCGACGAGCAACGTACTGCCGCGCGGCAACTGACCCTGGCCATGTTGGCCCTTGGTCTGCTTGCGTTGGGTCTGGCCTGGCGGGGATGGGCACCGGAGCAGTCAGGCGTCAGCCAGTTGCTGCTGGGGGTCGCCTCGCTGTTGGTGGCTATGCCAGTGATGAGGTCGGCCTGGTACAGCCTGCGCTATCCGAGCCTGCACGGGATCACCGACCAGTTGATCGCCCTGGCCATGCTAGGCGCCTGGGCCACGGGGGATCTGCTGACGGCCGCGCTGTTGCCGATCATCATGATCTTCGGCCATGTGCTGGAGGAGCGAAGCGTGATTGGCTCCCAGGAGGCCATCCATGCCCTGGGCCGATTGACTCGCAGCCAGGGTCGCAAGGTTCTGGCGGACGGTTCGATCGTCGATGTCGACAACGCGACGCTCCGGCCGGGCGATCTGGTGGAGGTCAGGGCAGGGGACCGGGTGCCCGCCGACGGTCGGGTAGTGTCGGGCCAGGCGAGCCTCGACACGGCTCCCATTACCGGCGAGTCGGTACCGTTGGAAGCGGCGGTGGGCACTCAAGTGTTCGGCGGCGCGATCAATCTCGATGGGCTGCTGCGCCTTGAAGTCACGCGAACCGGCAACGAATCGACGTTGGGCAAAGTCATCGCCCTGATGCAGAACGCGGAGCGCTCCAAGCCACCCATCACCCGGTTGCTGGAACGTTATGCCGCAAGTTATCTGGTGCTGGTGTTGCTGCTGGCGGCAGTGACCTGGTTCATCACCAACGATGCCCAGGCAATGCTGGCGGTGCTGGTGGCCGCGTGTCCGTGTGCACTGGTGCTGTCGGCACCGGCGACGGCGATTGCCGGCATCGCGGTGGCGGCGCGTCATGGCATCCTGATCCGCAGCTCGGCTTTCCTTGAAGAGTTGGCGGACCTCACGTCCCTGGTCGTGGACAAGACCGGCACCCTGACCTACGGTGCCCTGCGTCTGCAATCCATCGAGAGCGACTTGGAGGATCGCGCCTTCCTGTTGCCGTTGGCGGCCAGCCTCGGTTCGGCCAGCAGCCATCCGGTCAGCCGCGCATTGGCCGGGTTGGTGGAACAGGACCAGCGCCTGTCCCTGGCACAGATTCAGGAGCGCCAGGGACTGGGCGTGGTCGCGATGACCGAGCAGGGCGAGGCAGCGCTTGGACGGCCGGAGCTGTTCGCCCGGTTAGGGATCGAGACCTCTGCGATCCCCACCCACGACGGCCCGATAGCCGGATTGGCCCTGAATGGACAATTCCTCGCCTGGTTGCTGTTGGCCGACAGCATCAAGCCGGAAGCACAACTGGCCATGACCGAATTGCGTGCGTTGGGCCTGGGACGACAATTGCTGCTGACCGGTGACCGCGAGAGCGTGGCCAAAGCCCTGGCTCGGGACATCGGCATCGGCGATGTACAGGCCCAGGCTCTGCCGGAAGACAAACTCAAACGGGTCATGGCGGAAATCGATCACGGTTTCCGTCCCATGGTGGTGGGCGACGGTATCAATGATTCACTGGCGCTCAAGGCCGGTGTCGTCGGAATCGCGATGGGGGCGGGAGGTGCAGACATTGCCCTGGCGTCGGCGGATGTGGTGTTGATCGGCAGCGACCTGAGGCGGCTCGGTACCTGCGTGCGGCTCAGCCGCCAATGCCGTCGTACGCTGCAGGTCAACGTGATGATTGGCCTGGGCTGGACCCTGGCGATCGTCGCTTTTGCCGCTTTCGGCTGGCTCGGTGCGGCAGGAGCGATGATCGCTGCGCTGCTGCATAACCTGAGCACTCTGCTAGTGTTAGGTAATGCCGGACGGTTGTTGCGCTTCCATGAGCCTTTGTCGAAAGTTTGA
- the hflC gene encoding protease modulator HflC — MSPFPHDHHDHIGHDHGHAGHHHHHGEPQEAGPFPWRRMGWAALLVAFAVAAASLVQVRSGEATVITRFGNPARVLLQPGLGWRWPAPFEAAIPVDLRLRTTSSGLQDVGTRDGLRIIVQAYVAWQVQGDPDNVQRFMRAVQNQPDEAARQIRTFVGSALETTAASFDLSDLVNTNASQVRIGEFETQLRQQIDQQLLATYGVRVLQVGIERLTLPSVTLTATVDRMRAERETIATERTAIGKREAAQIRSAAERDARIMQADATVKAADIEAQSRVEAAQLYGKAYAGSPQLYNLLRSLDTLGTIVGPGTKLVLRTDAAPFRVLVDGPPAVEPKGGTQP, encoded by the coding sequence TTGAGCCCTTTTCCCCACGATCACCACGACCACATCGGTCACGATCACGGCCACGCCGGACATCATCACCATCATGGTGAACCCCAGGAAGCCGGGCCGTTCCCTTGGCGCCGAATGGGCTGGGCGGCACTGCTGGTGGCGTTCGCGGTGGCGGCTGCGAGTCTGGTACAAGTGCGGTCCGGAGAGGCCACCGTCATTACGCGTTTCGGCAATCCGGCCAGGGTCCTGCTGCAACCAGGCCTGGGCTGGCGATGGCCGGCGCCGTTCGAGGCGGCAATCCCGGTGGATTTGCGGCTGCGCACCACTTCCAGTGGTTTGCAGGATGTGGGGACCCGAGACGGATTGCGGATCATCGTGCAAGCCTACGTGGCGTGGCAGGTACAGGGCGACCCGGACAACGTCCAACGCTTCATGCGAGCGGTGCAGAACCAGCCGGACGAGGCGGCACGGCAGATTCGGACCTTCGTAGGCTCGGCGTTGGAAACAACCGCTGCCAGTTTTGACCTGTCGGACCTGGTCAACACCAACGCCAGCCAAGTGCGCATCGGCGAATTCGAGACCCAATTGCGCCAGCAGATCGATCAGCAACTGCTCGCCACGTATGGGGTGCGGGTGTTGCAAGTGGGCATCGAACGCCTGACCTTGCCTTCGGTGACCTTGACCGCCACAGTGGATCGCATGCGCGCTGAGCGCGAGACCATCGCCACTGAGCGCACCGCCATTGGCAAGCGCGAAGCGGCGCAGATCCGCTCCGCTGCCGAGCGTGATGCGCGGATCATGCAAGCCGATGCCACTGTGAAGGCTGCCGATATCGAGGCGCAGTCTCGAGTCGAAGCCGCTCAGCTTTACGGCAAGGCCTACGCCGGTTCGCCCCAGCTCTATAACCTGCTGCGTTCCCTGGACACCCTCGGCACCATCGTTGGCCCTGGCACGAAACTGGTTCTGCGGACCGACGCGGCCCCGTTTCGAGTGTTGGTGGACGGGCCGCCGGCCGTGGAACCAAAAGGTGGAACACAACCATGA